From Streptomyces sp. TLI_235, a single genomic window includes:
- a CDS encoding TetR family transcriptional regulator yields MPDRDVAAVAPRPAPPAGENAGVTSAAEQPAPRKKTGRRPGGADTRRTVLEAARAEFAARGYQKASMRAIARAAGVDAALLHHYFGSKDKLFLAALEFPVDPRLMVDQVLAGGRAEVGERVARFVLALWEQPTVRDRLLAVLRTAAASEEVAGLMRGFMVTEVVSRLAVGLDVPQPELRVELVMSQILGLAMARYVIAVEPLASAPAEELLPLLARAVQGYLVEA; encoded by the coding sequence TGGCGGCGGTAGCGCCCCGGCCCGCGCCGCCGGCCGGGGAGAATGCCGGGGTGACCTCCGCAGCCGAGCAGCCCGCGCCCCGCAAGAAGACCGGCCGCCGCCCCGGCGGGGCCGACACCCGGCGGACGGTGCTGGAGGCCGCCCGGGCCGAGTTCGCGGCCCGCGGCTACCAGAAGGCCAGCATGCGGGCGATCGCCCGCGCGGCCGGGGTGGACGCCGCCCTGCTGCACCACTACTTCGGCAGCAAGGACAAGCTGTTCCTGGCCGCGCTGGAGTTCCCGGTCGACCCGCGGCTGATGGTCGACCAGGTGCTGGCCGGCGGCCGGGCGGAGGTCGGCGAGCGGGTCGCCCGGTTCGTCCTCGCGCTCTGGGAGCAGCCGACCGTCCGCGACCGGCTGCTCGCCGTGCTGCGGACGGCCGCCGCCTCCGAGGAGGTCGCCGGGCTGATGCGCGGCTTCATGGTGACCGAGGTGGTCTCCCGGCTGGCGGTCGGCCTCGACGTGCCGCAGCCGGAGCTCCGGGTGGAGCTGGTGATGTCGCAGATCCTCGGGCTGGCCATGGCCCGGTACGTGATCGCCGTCGAGCCGCTGGCCTCGGCACCGGCCGAGGAGCTGCTGCCGCTGCTGGCCCGCGCGGTGCAGGGGTACCTCGTCGAGGCCTAG
- a CDS encoding DDE family transposase, translating to MTVRPPVTALRAKFDRILPHLDERRRRLYLASEAAAIGHGGITLVAAASGASTATVARGITELAGDPVPTRRVRAAGAGRKPLTVTNPGLLAALEALIEPHTRGDPVSPLRWTTLSLRALASTLTSQGHPVGAATVGRLLHGLGYSLQGTVKTTEGASHPDRDAQFAHLNATATAFLDGGQPVISVDTKAKEWLGNRDRPGRTWQPGKDPIKVDCHTFTTSDQPVAIPYGIYDIATNTGWVNVGTDHDTSEFAVESIRRWWQRRGRVHHPDATRLLITADAGGSNDPRRWTWKKHLAAFALESGLEITVCHFPPGTSKWNKIEHRMFCHITANWRGRPLTSYQVVIETIAATTTRTGLTIGAELDTGRYRLGSTVTAAEFQALPITPNAFHGDWNYTLAPVPPRTPPAPAAARRIDPALTEMLSNPALTGMPRSDFEHLVAVSEPYWDALAEAAFQRRFHRPRSYLHPQTSGLDHYHRLLTALLRRRKAITSTLLAELLGVTRTNLSNQFQDGHRLLDLHRVVVTPLPGSPARTLEQLRVRLPDENPQEDQP from the coding sequence ATGACTGTGCGTCCGCCCGTCACCGCGTTACGGGCCAAGTTCGATCGGATCCTGCCGCATCTTGATGAGCGGCGCCGTCGGCTCTACCTGGCCAGCGAGGCTGCGGCCATCGGCCACGGCGGGATCACCCTGGTGGCCGCTGCGTCCGGGGCCAGCACCGCCACCGTCGCACGCGGCATCACTGAGTTGGCTGGGGACCCGGTGCCGACGCGGAGAGTCCGGGCGGCGGGAGCCGGCCGCAAGCCGTTGACGGTCACCAACCCCGGCCTGCTGGCGGCACTCGAGGCGCTGATCGAGCCGCACACCCGAGGTGATCCCGTCTCCCCGTTGCGATGGACCACCCTGTCGCTGCGGGCCCTGGCCTCGACCCTCACGTCGCAAGGCCATCCGGTCGGTGCCGCAACCGTCGGGCGCCTACTGCACGGCCTGGGCTACAGCCTGCAGGGCACCGTCAAGACCACCGAGGGCGCCAGCCACCCGGACCGCGATGCCCAGTTCGCCCACCTGAACGCCACGGCCACCGCCTTCCTCGACGGTGGGCAGCCGGTGATCAGCGTCGACACCAAGGCCAAGGAATGGCTCGGCAACCGCGACCGGCCCGGCCGCACCTGGCAGCCGGGCAAGGACCCGATCAAAGTCGACTGCCACACCTTCACCACCAGCGACCAGCCCGTCGCCATCCCCTACGGGATCTACGACATCGCCACCAACACCGGCTGGGTCAACGTCGGGACCGACCACGACACCTCCGAGTTCGCGGTCGAGTCCATACGCCGCTGGTGGCAGCGCCGCGGCCGGGTGCACCACCCGGACGCCACCCGGCTGCTGATCACCGCCGACGCCGGCGGCTCGAACGATCCCCGCCGCTGGACCTGGAAGAAGCACCTGGCCGCCTTCGCGCTGGAGAGCGGACTGGAGATCACGGTCTGCCACTTCCCGCCGGGCACGTCGAAATGGAACAAAATCGAACACCGAATGTTCTGCCACATCACCGCGAACTGGCGCGGCCGACCGCTGACCAGCTACCAAGTCGTCATCGAAACCATCGCCGCGACCACCACACGTACCGGGCTGACCATCGGCGCCGAGCTGGACACCGGCAGATACCGCCTGGGCTCCACGGTGACCGCTGCCGAGTTCCAGGCCTTGCCGATCACACCCAATGCGTTCCACGGCGACTGGAACTACACGCTGGCACCCGTCCCGCCCCGAACGCCACCAGCGCCGGCGGCCGCCCGGCGGATCGACCCCGCCCTGACCGAGATGCTCAGCAATCCGGCCCTGACCGGCATGCCACGGTCCGACTTCGAACACCTGGTAGCAGTCTCCGAGCCGTACTGGGACGCCCTCGCCGAGGCCGCCTTCCAGCGACGCTTCCACCGTCCACGCAGCTACCTCCACCCGCAGACCAGCGGCCTCGACCACTACCACCGGCTCCTGACGGCGCTGTTGCGCCGCCGCAAGGCGATCACCAGCACCCTCCTGGCGGAGCTGCTGGGCGTCACCCGCACCAACCTCTCCAACCAGTTCCAAGACGGACACCGGCTCCTGGACCTGCACCGCGTCGTCGTCACACCACTGCCTGGATCGCCCGCCCGGACCCTCGAACAGCTTCGAGTTCGCTTGCCTGACGAGAATCCCCAGGAAGATCAACCCTGA
- a CDS encoding ABC-2 type transport system ATP-binding protein, translating into MMNSEAGPGPAIRTDGLTVVRGGRPVLHGLDLEIPRGSVTGLLGPSGCGKTTLLRSVVGVQRTAGGTVEVLGRPAGDAALRHRVGYVTQAPSVYTDLTVGENLAYFAAVLGAPKSDPVRVIRQVGLVGHEHDPAGRLSGGQRARVSLAAALLGTPELLVLDEPTVGLDPVLRQDLWRLFRGLAEDGATLLVSSHVMDEATRCDRLLLMRDGRLLAHDTPAALLAATGAADIDSAFLRLVEGDPATGQATATADSVETAR; encoded by the coding sequence ATGATGAATTCTGAGGCGGGGCCCGGCCCCGCGATCCGGACCGACGGTCTCACCGTGGTCCGCGGCGGCCGCCCCGTACTGCACGGCCTCGACCTGGAGATCCCGCGCGGATCCGTGACCGGCCTGCTCGGCCCCAGCGGCTGCGGCAAGACCACCCTGCTCCGCTCGGTCGTCGGCGTGCAGCGCACCGCCGGCGGCACCGTCGAGGTGCTCGGCCGCCCGGCCGGCGACGCCGCCCTGCGCCACCGGGTCGGATACGTCACCCAGGCGCCCTCCGTCTACACCGACCTCACCGTCGGCGAGAACCTCGCCTACTTCGCCGCCGTCCTCGGCGCGCCGAAGAGCGACCCGGTTCGGGTGATCCGCCAGGTCGGCCTGGTCGGCCACGAACACGACCCCGCCGGACGGCTCTCCGGCGGCCAGCGCGCCCGCGTCTCGCTCGCCGCCGCCCTGCTCGGCACCCCCGAACTGCTCGTCCTCGACGAGCCCACGGTCGGCCTCGACCCGGTGCTCCGCCAGGACCTCTGGCGGCTCTTCCGCGGCCTCGCCGAGGACGGCGCCACGCTGCTGGTCTCCAGCCACGTCATGGACGAGGCCACCCGCTGCGACCGCCTGCTGCTGATGCGCGACGGCCGCCTGCTCGCCCACGACACCCCCGCCGCCCTGCTCGCGGCCACCGGCGCCGCCGACATCGACAGCGCCTTCCTCCGCCTCGTCGAGGGCGACCCGGCCACCGGACAGGCCACGGCCACCGCCGACAGCGTGGAGACCGCACGATGA
- a CDS encoding ABC-2 type transport system permease protein, with protein MNLQRTLATARRVLAQLRHDPRTLAMLLVVPCVLLTLLRYMYDGQPDTFDRIGPALLGIFPLLVMFLVTSVAMLRERTSGTLERLLTMPLGKLDLLLGYALAFGLVALVQAALASALTIGLLGLDVAGPTWLLFAVAVGDGLLGMALGLLVSAFAATEFQAVQFLPAVLLPQFLLCGLFVPREQMADVLRWASDVMPLSYAVDAMGRLTVQSGVGGEVVRDLAVIAGCALLALGLGAATLRRRTP; from the coding sequence ATGAACCTGCAGCGCACCCTCGCCACCGCCCGACGCGTCCTCGCCCAGCTGCGCCACGACCCGCGCACCCTCGCGATGCTGCTGGTCGTCCCATGCGTCCTGCTGACCCTGCTGCGCTACATGTACGACGGGCAGCCGGACACCTTCGACCGGATCGGCCCGGCCCTGCTCGGGATCTTCCCGCTGCTGGTGATGTTCCTGGTCACCTCCGTCGCCATGCTGCGCGAACGCACCAGCGGCACCCTGGAGCGGCTGCTCACCATGCCGCTCGGCAAGCTGGACCTGCTGCTGGGCTACGCCCTCGCCTTCGGCCTGGTCGCCCTCGTCCAGGCCGCGCTCGCCTCGGCGCTCACCATCGGCCTGCTCGGCCTGGACGTGGCCGGGCCGACCTGGCTGCTCTTCGCCGTCGCGGTCGGCGACGGCCTGCTCGGCATGGCGCTCGGCCTGCTGGTCTCCGCCTTCGCCGCCACCGAGTTCCAGGCCGTGCAGTTCCTGCCCGCCGTCCTGCTGCCGCAGTTCCTGCTCTGCGGCCTGTTCGTGCCCCGCGAGCAGATGGCGGACGTGCTGCGCTGGGCCTCCGACGTGATGCCGCTCTCCTACGCGGTCGACGCGATGGGCCGGCTCACCGTGCAGAGCGGCGTCGGCGGCGAGGTGGTCCGCGACCTCGCCGTCATCGCCGGCTGCGCGCTGCTCGCCCTCGGCCTCGGCGCGGCGACCCTGCGCCGCCGCACCCCCTGA
- a CDS encoding PH (Pleckstrin Homology) domain-containing protein, with the protein MTESDGTPHPGPAAPEEPEYADRVYRSGPGIISGVLLLAVAAWLIGDAVISGTGRTPWVALAAAPVFVFPVIAYTLRPAVYANERRMLVRNPLRSVHAPWSEVEGLRSGYSVELFAAGHKYQVWAVPVSIRQRKAANRRAMRVAKDGAPSAPLRAGENDPTRAWSDQVVANLLEMAERYAGKPEAKGEVAVRWCWWVIVPTVLGLIALVTLIAAG; encoded by the coding sequence ATGACCGAATCCGACGGCACGCCCCACCCGGGCCCCGCCGCACCCGAGGAGCCGGAGTACGCCGACCGCGTCTACCGCTCCGGCCCCGGCATCATCTCCGGCGTCCTGCTGCTCGCCGTGGCCGCCTGGCTGATCGGCGACGCCGTGATCTCCGGCACCGGCCGAACGCCCTGGGTGGCGCTCGCCGCCGCACCGGTCTTCGTCTTCCCGGTGATCGCCTACACGCTGCGCCCCGCCGTCTACGCGAACGAGCGCCGCATGCTCGTCCGCAACCCGCTGCGCAGCGTCCACGCGCCGTGGTCGGAGGTGGAGGGGCTGCGGTCGGGCTACTCGGTCGAGCTGTTCGCCGCCGGCCACAAGTACCAGGTCTGGGCGGTGCCGGTGTCGATCCGCCAGCGGAAGGCGGCGAACCGCCGGGCGATGCGGGTCGCCAAGGACGGCGCGCCGTCGGCTCCGCTGCGGGCGGGCGAGAACGACCCGACCCGGGCCTGGTCCGACCAGGTGGTCGCGAACCTGCTGGAGATGGCCGAGCGGTACGCCGGCAAGCCCGAGGCCAAGGGCGAGGTGGCCGTCCGCTGGTGCTGGTGGGTGATCGTGCCGACCGTGCTCGGCCTGATCGCGCTGGTGACCCTGATCGCCGCCGGCTGA
- a CDS encoding phosphomannomutase: MAQAPTTDLLARARAWLAEDPDPQTRAELTELLVSAEGPDAESGERLAWSRLADRFAGRLQFGTAGLRGELGAGPMRMNRAVVIRAAAGLAAYVRRNPQLGDLVVVGYDARHKSYDFARDTAAVVVGAGLRAALLPRPLPTPVLAFAIRHLGAAAGVTVTASHNPSQDNGYKVYLGDGSQIVPPADADIAAEIDAIGALSEVPLAEGGWEVLGDDVVEAYLDRAVTVLDPAGPRDLDVVYTPLHGVGRDVLLAAFKQAGFPAPTVVAEQAEPDPDFPTVVFPNPEEPGAMDLSFRTATAVGPDIVIANDPDADRCAVAVPDNGGWRMLRGDDVGALLGSALVAKRVGGTFATTIVSSTLLGRIAAAAGLGYAETLTGFKWISRAEGLRYGYEEALGYCVDPAGVRDKDGITAALLVAELAATLKRSGRTLTDLLDDLALEHGLHATDQLSARVDDLSLIADAMHRLRERPPTVLAGLRVERADDLTAGSADLPATDGLRYHLAGEGVRSARIVVRPSGTEPKLKCYLEVVLPVAAAADLAGARERAAALLDGIKRDLAAAAGIGA, encoded by the coding sequence ATGGCGCAGGCACCTACCACCGACCTCCTTGCCCGGGCCCGCGCGTGGCTCGCCGAGGATCCCGACCCGCAGACCCGCGCGGAGCTCACCGAGCTGCTCGTCTCCGCCGAGGGCCCCGACGCCGAGTCCGGGGAGCGGCTCGCCTGGTCCCGGCTGGCCGACCGTTTCGCCGGCCGCCTGCAGTTCGGCACCGCGGGCCTGCGCGGCGAGCTCGGCGCCGGACCGATGCGGATGAACCGCGCGGTGGTGATCCGCGCCGCCGCCGGCCTCGCCGCGTACGTCCGCCGGAACCCGCAGCTGGGCGACCTCGTGGTGGTCGGCTACGACGCCCGCCACAAGTCGTACGACTTCGCCCGGGACACCGCCGCCGTCGTGGTCGGCGCCGGCCTGCGGGCCGCCCTGCTGCCGCGGCCGCTGCCCACCCCGGTGCTCGCCTTCGCGATCCGCCACCTCGGCGCCGCGGCCGGCGTCACCGTGACCGCCAGCCACAACCCGTCGCAGGACAACGGCTACAAGGTCTACCTGGGCGACGGCTCGCAGATCGTCCCGCCTGCGGACGCCGACATCGCCGCCGAGATCGACGCGATCGGCGCCCTCTCCGAGGTCCCGCTCGCCGAGGGCGGCTGGGAGGTGCTCGGCGACGACGTCGTCGAGGCCTATCTGGACCGCGCCGTCACCGTGCTCGACCCGGCCGGTCCGCGCGACCTGGACGTGGTCTACACGCCGCTGCACGGCGTCGGCCGGGACGTGCTGCTCGCCGCCTTCAAGCAGGCCGGCTTCCCGGCTCCCACCGTGGTCGCCGAGCAGGCCGAGCCCGACCCGGACTTCCCGACCGTGGTCTTCCCCAACCCGGAGGAGCCCGGCGCGATGGACCTGTCCTTCCGCACGGCGACCGCCGTCGGCCCGGACATCGTCATCGCCAACGACCCGGACGCCGACCGCTGCGCGGTGGCCGTCCCGGACAACGGCGGCTGGCGGATGCTGCGCGGCGACGACGTCGGCGCCCTGCTCGGCTCGGCCCTGGTCGCCAAGCGGGTCGGCGGCACCTTCGCCACCACCATCGTCTCCTCCACCCTGCTCGGCCGGATCGCCGCCGCCGCGGGCCTCGGCTACGCCGAGACGCTCACCGGCTTCAAGTGGATCTCCCGCGCCGAGGGGCTGCGCTACGGCTACGAGGAGGCGCTCGGCTACTGCGTCGACCCGGCAGGCGTCCGCGACAAGGACGGCATCACCGCCGCCCTGCTGGTCGCCGAGCTCGCGGCCACCCTCAAGCGGTCCGGCCGGACCCTCACCGACCTGCTGGACGACCTGGCGCTGGAGCACGGCCTGCACGCCACCGACCAGCTGTCCGCCCGGGTCGACGACCTGTCGCTGATCGCGGACGCCATGCACCGGCTGCGCGAGCGCCCGCCGACCGTCCTGGCCGGGCTGCGGGTCGAGCGGGCCGACGACCTCACGGCCGGCTCCGCCGACCTGCCGGCCACCGACGGCCTGCGCTACCACCTGGCCGGCGAGGGCGTCCGCTCGGCCCGGATCGTGGTCCGGCCCTCCGGTACGGAGCCCAAGCTGAAGTGCTACCTGGAGGTCGTGCTCCCGGTCGCCGCCGCCGCCGACCTGGCGGGTGCCCGTGAGCGCGCCGCCGCGCTGCTCGACGGCATCAAGCGCGACCTCGCGGCTGCCGCAGGCATCGGCGCCTGA
- a CDS encoding purine-nucleoside phosphorylase: MSILGAVNASPQSVVSADPYAAARAAADRLRELTGVDRHDVALVMGSGWVPAADALGETVAEFPVTELPGFPAPAVAGHAGRIRSVKIGEKRALIFLGRNHYYEGHGVATVVHGVRTAAAAGCGIVVLTNGCGGLREGWTPGQPVLISDHINLTADSPIVGANFVDLTDLYSKRLRTLCREIDPTLDEAVYVQFRGPHYETPAEVNMARVIGGELVGMSTTLEAIAAREAGTEVLGISLVTNLAAGITGEPLNHEEVLEAGKASAERMGALLAKVLERI, translated from the coding sequence TTGTCTATTCTCGGAGCTGTGAACGCATCTCCTCAGTCGGTCGTCTCCGCCGACCCCTATGCCGCCGCCCGGGCCGCCGCCGACCGCCTCCGCGAGCTGACCGGCGTCGACCGCCACGACGTCGCCCTCGTCATGGGCTCCGGCTGGGTGCCGGCCGCCGACGCCCTGGGCGAGACCGTGGCCGAGTTCCCGGTCACCGAGCTCCCGGGCTTCCCCGCCCCCGCCGTCGCCGGGCACGCCGGCCGCATCCGCTCCGTGAAGATCGGCGAGAAGCGCGCCCTGATCTTCCTCGGCCGCAACCACTACTACGAGGGCCACGGCGTGGCCACCGTCGTGCACGGTGTCCGCACCGCCGCCGCCGCGGGCTGCGGGATCGTCGTCCTCACCAACGGCTGCGGCGGCCTGCGCGAGGGCTGGACCCCGGGCCAGCCGGTCCTCATCAGCGACCACATCAACCTCACCGCGGACTCGCCGATCGTCGGCGCTAACTTCGTGGACCTCACCGACCTCTACTCCAAGCGCCTGCGGACCCTGTGCCGCGAGATCGACCCGACCCTCGACGAGGCCGTCTACGTGCAGTTCCGCGGCCCGCACTACGAGACCCCGGCCGAGGTCAACATGGCCCGGGTGATCGGTGGCGAGCTGGTCGGCATGTCCACCACCCTGGAGGCCATCGCCGCCCGCGAGGCCGGCACCGAGGTGCTCGGCATCTCCCTGGTCACCAACCTGGCCGCCGGCATCACCGGCGAGCCGCTCAACCACGAAGAGGTGCTGGAGGCCGGCAAGGCCAGCGCCGAGCGGATGGGCGCGCTGCTGGCGAAGGTCCTTGAGCGGATCTGA
- a CDS encoding AIG2 family protein: MSLYAAYATNLDARQMTRRAPHSPLRGTGWLDGWRLTFGGEQLGWEGSLATVVEDEKEQVFVSLYDVSPVDEEGLDRWEGVQLGIYRKIRLRAHTLDGDIPVWTYVLNDYEGGLPAARYLGLIADAAESAGAPDDYVHELRRRPC; the protein is encoded by the coding sequence ATGTCGCTCTACGCCGCGTACGCCACGAACCTCGACGCCCGGCAGATGACCCGGCGCGCCCCGCACTCCCCGCTGCGCGGCACCGGGTGGCTGGACGGCTGGCGGCTGACCTTCGGCGGCGAACAGCTGGGCTGGGAGGGCTCGCTGGCGACGGTGGTGGAGGACGAGAAGGAGCAGGTCTTCGTCTCGCTCTACGACGTCTCGCCGGTGGACGAGGAGGGCCTCGACCGCTGGGAGGGCGTGCAGCTCGGCATCTACCGCAAGATCCGGCTGCGGGCGCACACCCTGGACGGCGACATCCCGGTCTGGACGTACGTGCTCAACGACTACGAGGGCGGGCTGCCCGCCGCCCGCTACCTCGGGCTGATCGCGGACGCGGCGGAGAGCGCCGGGGCGCCCGACGACTACGTGCACGAGCTGCGCCGCCGTCCCTGCTGA